In Planifilum fulgidum, one genomic interval encodes:
- the minD gene encoding septum site-determining protein MinD yields MSHEPVAITVTSGKGGVGKTTTVASVGIGLAQLGRKVCLLDTDIGLRKLDLMLGLENRIVYDLVDVIEGVCKLRQSLVRHKEFPNLALLPAAQTRYKEEVTPSQVKQVVEELKNEFEFILIDSPAGIEGGFRNAIAAADRAILVVNPEIPSVRDSDRVIGLLEAADLREIDLIVNRVQPGMVKAGDMLSVERIQNHLAINLLGIVPEDKRIIRSSNTGEPVILDAKSLAGRAFSNISRRINGESVPFMDLEDNGFITRLKRLFPIA; encoded by the coding sequence ATGAGTCATGAACCCGTGGCGATTACGGTGACCAGCGGAAAAGGCGGCGTGGGAAAAACGACGACTGTCGCATCGGTGGGGATCGGACTGGCTCAGCTGGGCCGGAAGGTGTGTCTGCTCGACACCGACATCGGCCTTCGCAAACTGGATTTGATGCTGGGCCTGGAGAACCGGATCGTGTATGACCTGGTGGACGTGATCGAAGGGGTGTGCAAGCTTCGCCAGTCCCTGGTTCGTCACAAGGAGTTTCCCAATCTGGCCCTGCTTCCGGCGGCCCAGACCCGGTACAAGGAGGAAGTGACGCCGTCGCAGGTGAAACAGGTGGTGGAGGAGCTCAAAAACGAATTCGAGTTCATCCTGATCGATTCCCCGGCCGGAATCGAGGGTGGATTTCGGAATGCGATCGCCGCGGCGGACCGGGCGATTCTGGTCGTCAATCCGGAGATTCCCTCCGTACGGGATTCGGACCGGGTGATCGGACTTCTGGAGGCGGCGGATCTCCGGGAGATCGATCTGATCGTCAACCGGGTGCAGCCGGGGATGGTGAAGGCCGGCGACATGTTGAGCGTCGAACGGATTCAAAATCACCTGGCGATCAATCTGTTGGGGATCGTTCCGGAGGACAAGCGGATCATTCGTTCCTCCAACACGGGAGAACCGGTGATCCTGGACGCAAAATCCTTGGCCGGACGAGCCTTCAGCAACATTTCCCGCCGGATAAACGGGGAGTCCGTTCCCTTCATGGACCTGGAGGACAACGGATTCATCACCCGGCTCAAGCGGTTGTTTCCCATCGCCTGA
- a CDS encoding helicase-associated domain-containing protein: MYPGLISCLTSLSPEVRRRIAAHHGLKEAEPETLARRLTDPVHLRYFLERMDSAEREGMRFFLFHVGEGVCAESGLRERENALSLPPARFRMALIRLRQWGFLYGLRRKWGETVYWCPPEVRTAWLDVSRKGPPLLPPATGRIRCRETGGRGVWHALFHFLVLCDRQPIPLTREGEIHRRWRKKLEVELEEWEGDFEDTPWAGRQEPASVRLVRDLARLEGLVRERGGVLEVDSARLDSWLSRSWKERFRRLYDLTRFRLLESRPDWDAMARLMEAHRSEEWVAVSTLLEEWASLAGRGGGRIQREAVVRHWLKPLCRLGWIELASSSRGILWRWTPFAPAVCRAAEEETGMVQPDFEVLIPPFFPLDRRWQLACFADYAGGDHLLVYRIHADSVARARERGMKEEEMLALLEQIAGGRVPANVAAGIRQWCRRVGRIALRQALLVEAEDGELIDELERIPELRDLIVERVGSRVLIADQSREKELRDRLKKMGYPPRSEEVTPQATGADPAEEGEGDAVPEDFVVENRYPDLTEAVPGARNLPRMWTSGIRSYHPATVQDMVRKAIQLRLELRVQEKNGTVRRLTPRQLENRAGAWTMEGENGGRRVRIELDRIRGLQIRLPE; encoded by the coding sequence ATGTATCCTGGGCTGATTAGCTGCCTGACATCCCTATCCCCGGAGGTTCGCCGCCGCATCGCCGCCCATCACGGGCTCAAGGAGGCGGAACCGGAAACGCTTGCCAGGCGTTTGACCGACCCCGTTCACCTTCGCTATTTCCTTGAGCGGATGGATTCGGCGGAGAGGGAAGGGATGCGTTTCTTCCTGTTCCACGTGGGAGAAGGGGTGTGTGCGGAAAGCGGGCTGCGGGAACGGGAAAACGCCCTTTCCCTTCCCCCGGCCCGGTTCCGGATGGCGCTGATCCGCCTCCGCCAATGGGGCTTTCTCTACGGTCTTCGCCGGAAGTGGGGGGAGACGGTGTACTGGTGTCCGCCCGAGGTGCGCACCGCCTGGCTGGATGTAAGCAGAAAGGGCCCCCCTTTGCTCCCGCCGGCGACGGGTCGCATCCGCTGCCGGGAGACGGGCGGTCGCGGGGTGTGGCACGCTCTTTTTCATTTTTTGGTGTTGTGCGATCGTCAGCCGATTCCCCTGACCCGGGAAGGAGAGATACACCGCCGCTGGCGGAAAAAGTTGGAGGTCGAATTGGAAGAGTGGGAAGGGGATTTTGAAGACACCCCCTGGGCGGGACGGCAGGAGCCGGCTTCGGTGCGGCTGGTGCGGGACCTCGCCCGCCTGGAAGGGTTGGTTCGGGAACGGGGGGGAGTCCTGGAGGTGGATTCCGCTCGCCTCGATTCCTGGCTGTCCCGTTCCTGGAAAGAGAGATTCCGGCGGTTGTACGATCTGACCCGGTTTCGCCTGCTGGAAAGCCGTCCGGATTGGGATGCGATGGCGCGCCTGATGGAAGCGCATCGCAGCGAAGAATGGGTCGCGGTTTCCACCCTGTTGGAGGAATGGGCGTCGCTGGCCGGACGGGGCGGGGGGCGGATCCAGAGGGAGGCGGTGGTGAGGCACTGGCTGAAACCGCTGTGCCGGTTGGGTTGGATCGAACTGGCCTCTTCCTCCCGGGGAATTCTCTGGCGATGGACCCCCTTTGCGCCGGCGGTCTGCCGCGCGGCGGAGGAGGAGACCGGGATGGTCCAGCCCGATTTCGAGGTGCTGATCCCTCCCTTTTTCCCGCTGGACCGCCGGTGGCAGCTGGCCTGTTTCGCCGACTACGCCGGAGGGGATCACCTTTTGGTGTACCGGATTCACGCGGATTCCGTGGCTCGGGCCAGAGAAAGGGGGATGAAGGAGGAGGAGATGCTCGCCCTCCTGGAACAGATCGCCGGGGGTAGGGTTCCCGCCAACGTGGCGGCCGGAATCCGTCAGTGGTGCCGGCGGGTCGGGCGGATCGCCCTTCGCCAAGCGCTCCTGGTGGAAGCGGAAGACGGGGAGCTGATCGATGAATTGGAGCGCATCCCCGAGCTCCGGGATTTGATCGTGGAACGGGTCGGTTCCCGGGTGCTGATCGCCGATCAGAGCCGGGAGAAAGAACTCCGCGATCGGCTGAAAAAGATGGGGTATCCGCCGCGAAGTGAGGAAGTGACGCCGCAGGCGACCGGGGCCGATCCCGCGGAGGAAGGCGAGGGGGATGCGGTTCCGGAGGATTTCGTGGTGGAAAACCGTTATCCGGACCTGACCGAAGCCGTGCCCGGGGCGCGCAACCTTCCCCGGATGTGGACGTCGGGAATCCGGTCCTACCATCCGGCCACGGTGCAGGATATGGTGCGCAAGGCGATTCAGTTGCGCCTGGAACTCCGGGTGCAGGAGAAGAACGGAACCGTCCGTCGGCTCACGCCGCGGCAGCTGGAAAACCGGGCAGGCGCCTGGACGATGGAGGGGGAAAACGGCGGACGCAGGGTCCGAATCGAACTGGACCGGATCCGGGGATTGCAGATCCGGTTGCCTGAATAG
- a CDS encoding zinc ribbon domain-containing protein, translating into MSIWKELKHRVEKGVETASQKSQQMVEISRLNLRIRGKKEDINRLYRRLGILVYESWNGDEGESLVLSENMKEILHLIRQFQAEVTALEKELLSVRGKVDCPECGAVFDRGAKICPVCQAPNPHAASSSSDDRDTAAEPQASDASSQQRPSDPSVSPTGSGGDHRSEASGNEKKQIEAADEERRPTVVPDSPRALAEFQTAVGEAIFVCPECGNQLKKLVDTCPHCGEKFLQ; encoded by the coding sequence GTGAGCATTTGGAAGGAACTGAAGCACCGCGTGGAGAAGGGTGTGGAGACTGCCAGTCAAAAATCTCAGCAAATGGTCGAAATCAGCCGATTAAACCTGCGGATCCGGGGGAAAAAAGAAGATATCAACCGATTGTATCGCCGTCTGGGCATCCTTGTGTATGAATCGTGGAACGGGGACGAGGGGGAAAGCCTTGTCCTCAGCGAAAATATGAAGGAAATCCTCCATCTGATTCGGCAGTTTCAGGCGGAAGTCACCGCTTTGGAAAAGGAACTGCTTTCCGTGCGGGGAAAGGTGGACTGCCCCGAATGCGGTGCCGTTTTCGACCGGGGGGCCAAAATATGCCCCGTCTGTCAAGCGCCGAATCCCCATGCCGCGTCCTCCTCTTCCGATGATCGCGACACCGCGGCGGAGCCCCAGGCATCCGACGCCTCCTCTCAGCAACGTCCATCCGATCCCTCCGTCTCGCCAACCGGGTCTGGCGGCGACCATCGCAGCGAAGCAAGCGGGAACGAGAAAAAGCAAATCGAGGCGGCCGACGAAGAGCGGCGGCCGACCGTTGTGCCGGACAGCCCCCGTGCCCTGGCCGAGTTCCAAACAGCGGTCGGGGAGGCCATTTTCGTCTGTCCGGAGTGTGGAAACCAGCTGAAAAAGCTGGTGGATACCTGTCCCCACTGCGGAGAAAAGTTTTTGCAGTGA
- a CDS encoding YlbF family regulator encodes MGEQTKSLDMAEILMEAYQLADRINDSEEVKRYLRLKERLDSDPEVQRLIGEFRRKKEKFEEAQRFGHFHPDYHAAKEDAESFQEKMARHPLVAEFLEAEEKLDRLLAEVSRTIARAVSESVRVPVNDPRPIKGRNCPG; translated from the coding sequence ATGGGGGAACAGACGAAATCGCTCGACATGGCCGAAATCTTGATGGAGGCCTACCAGCTGGCTGACCGAATCAACGATTCGGAGGAAGTGAAGCGGTATCTCCGGTTGAAGGAGCGACTGGACTCGGATCCGGAAGTCCAGCGGCTCATCGGGGAATTTCGGCGGAAAAAGGAAAAGTTTGAAGAGGCCCAGCGGTTCGGCCATTTTCACCCGGATTACCATGCGGCCAAGGAGGATGCCGAATCCTTCCAGGAAAAAATGGCCCGTCACCCGCTGGTTGCGGAATTCCTGGAGGCGGAGGAGAAGCTGGACCGGCTGCTTGCCGAGGTGAGCCGAACCATCGCACGCGCGGTCTCCGAATCGGTCCGGGTCCCGGTCAACGATCCGCGTCCGATCAAAGGGCGGAACTGCCCGGGCTGA
- a CDS encoding YkvA family protein gives MGKLGRNIRRAGGIGQVLRKLKLMVDYFRHPKTSLAKKLMVGFGFLYLFLPADFIPDLVPLFGYLDDATLAMVIWHLFSKELEDFEKQNGKPKDSD, from the coding sequence ATGGGGAAGCTGGGCCGGAACATCCGGCGGGCGGGCGGGATTGGACAGGTGTTGCGCAAATTGAAGCTGATGGTTGACTATTTTCGGCATCCCAAGACGAGCCTCGCCAAAAAACTCATGGTGGGATTCGGCTTTTTGTATCTCTTTCTGCCGGCGGATTTCATCCCGGACCTCGTCCCCCTTTTCGGCTATTTGGATGACGCCACCCTGGCGATGGTCATCTGGCACCTGTTTTCCAAGGAACTGGAGGATTTTGAAAAACAGAACGGGAAACCGAAAGATTCGGACTGA
- a CDS encoding alpha/beta-type small acid-soluble spore protein yields the protein MAQQQQQERRRNNNQLLVPGASQALNQLKYEIAQEFGVNLGPDTTSRANGSVGGEITKRLVALAQQQLGGGAVR from the coding sequence ATGGCCCAACAACAACAGCAAGAACGCCGGCGCAACAACAACCAGCTGCTGGTTCCGGGGGCTTCCCAGGCCTTGAACCAGCTGAAGTATGAAATCGCTCAGGAATTCGGTGTGAACCTCGGTCCGGACACCACTTCCCGGGCCAACGGATCTGTGGGTGGAGAAATCACGAAGCGTCTCGTCGCTCTGGCTCAGCAGCAACTGGGTGGAGGCGCTGTTCGGTAA
- a CDS encoding YlbG family protein, protein MKITERLGLAVWVKDLKAARSLGRLGNIHYISKRLKYVYLYIDGSKADQTIERIKRMPFVTRVERSLRRELAMEIASKPLGLHRRA, encoded by the coding sequence ATGAAAATCACAGAACGGCTGGGTTTGGCTGTTTGGGTGAAGGATCTGAAGGCAGCTCGCTCCTTGGGACGTCTGGGGAACATTCACTATATCTCGAAGCGTCTGAAATACGTTTATCTGTATATTGACGGAAGCAAAGCGGATCAAACGATTGAGCGGATCAAACGGATGCCTTTTGTCACTCGGGTGGAACGTTCTCTCCGGCGGGAGTTGGCGATGGAAATCGCCTCCAAACCGTTGGGATTGCATCGCCGAGCTTAA
- the mbcS gene encoding acyl-CoA synthetase MbcS, producing the protein MKHVKGIFAKEGILLEIRIPEYYNMTQDIDRHAADRDKVAIRWENEGGEQRTLTYSELKERSDALARGLLKSGMNKGDRIMILLPRVPEAYIAYMAALKAGLIVLPCSEMLMPSDIRYRMTHAEVKGVIADGALTGRVDEAAKEYAGLALRVVRGEKKGNWEPMESLAVSDDSVALPRVRSDDIAFISYTSGTTGGPKGVIHHHSWAIAHQAVAAKNWLGIRETDTVWATAGPGWAKWVWSPFISTLGSGATGLVYHGRFDPEKYLSLMERYRVNVLCCTPTEYRMMAKVDQLDRFDLSSLRSAVSAGEPLNREVIDTFRKHFGVEVRDGYGQTENTLLVGNLLGMAIKPGSMGKPTPGNRVAIIDENGQELPPGQVGDIAVHKDAPALFKGYFRDPERTAKAFRGDWYITGDQARMDEDGYFWFEGRADDIIISSGYTIGPFEVEDALVKHPSVRECAVVASPDPVRGSIVKAFVVLKRPEEASEELVKRLQEHVKSVTAPYKYPREIEFVTELPKTTSGKIRRVELRMLEKQRKQNLS; encoded by the coding sequence ATGAAACATGTAAAGGGCATTTTCGCAAAGGAGGGAATTCTATTGGAAATAAGAATTCCGGAATATTACAACATGACCCAGGACATCGACCGCCATGCGGCGGACCGGGACAAGGTGGCGATCCGCTGGGAGAATGAAGGGGGGGAACAGCGGACGCTGACCTACTCCGAATTGAAGGAGCGCTCCGATGCCCTGGCGAGGGGGCTGCTCAAGTCGGGGATGAACAAAGGCGACCGGATCATGATCCTTTTGCCGCGCGTTCCGGAGGCCTACATCGCCTATATGGCGGCGTTGAAGGCGGGTCTGATCGTGCTTCCCTGCTCGGAGATGCTCATGCCCTCCGACATCCGTTACCGGATGACGCATGCGGAAGTGAAGGGAGTGATTGCCGACGGGGCGCTCACCGGACGGGTCGACGAAGCGGCGAAAGAATATGCCGGATTGGCGCTGCGCGTTGTCCGCGGTGAGAAAAAAGGGAATTGGGAACCGATGGAAAGTCTCGCCGTATCGGATGATTCGGTTGCTTTGCCTCGCGTGCGCAGCGATGATATCGCTTTCATCTCCTACACTTCGGGAACGACGGGCGGTCCCAAAGGCGTCATCCATCACCACAGCTGGGCGATTGCACACCAGGCGGTGGCGGCCAAAAATTGGCTGGGCATCCGGGAGACGGACACGGTCTGGGCGACGGCCGGTCCGGGATGGGCCAAATGGGTGTGGAGCCCCTTCATCTCCACTTTGGGCTCGGGGGCGACGGGATTGGTTTACCATGGCCGGTTTGATCCGGAGAAATACCTTTCCCTGATGGAACGTTACCGGGTCAATGTCCTTTGCTGCACGCCCACCGAGTACCGGATGATGGCCAAGGTGGACCAACTGGACCGGTTTGATCTTTCATCCCTGCGCAGCGCGGTGAGCGCCGGCGAACCCCTCAACCGGGAGGTCATCGACACCTTCCGCAAGCATTTCGGCGTGGAGGTGAGGGATGGATACGGGCAGACGGAGAACACCCTGCTGGTGGGCAACCTTCTGGGGATGGCCATCAAGCCCGGATCGATGGGGAAACCGACCCCGGGCAACCGGGTGGCGATCATCGATGAAAACGGTCAAGAGTTGCCGCCGGGACAAGTGGGGGACATTGCGGTCCACAAGGATGCCCCGGCCCTGTTCAAGGGGTATTTCCGGGATCCCGAGCGGACCGCCAAGGCCTTCCGGGGGGATTGGTACATCACCGGGGATCAGGCGAGGATGGATGAGGACGGATATTTCTGGTTCGAGGGTCGTGCCGACGACATCATCATCAGCTCCGGCTACACCATCGGCCCCTTCGAGGTGGAGGATGCATTGGTGAAACATCCGTCCGTGCGGGAATGCGCCGTGGTGGCCAGCCCCGATCCGGTGCGGGGATCGATCGTCAAGGCCTTCGTCGTGCTGAAACGGCCCGAGGAGGCGTCGGAAGAACTGGTGAAGCGGCTCCAGGAACATGTCAAAAGCGTGACCGCCCCCTACAAATATCCGCGGGAAATCGAATTTGTCACGGA
- a CDS encoding MFS transporter has translation MELWRRNLYILMGSQFLVMGAMTMIIPFLPLYLQEMGVTDPEKNQMWAGVIFGINFLSAFVMAPVWGSLADKKGRKIMVLRSGFGMSVVMILTGLATSPLQLMLLRLLNGTISGFVPASISLVATNTPRERVGYALGMLQSGGVAGSIMGPFIGGALAELIGFRMIFYLTGALLGIASLVVLFFVKEEKLPEEEKSQSAGFFADGSFILHQRTLLILFAAGFLLQFAMLGPQPQMPLYVERLGAPGGYIAFFAGLVTAVTGMANMMASPFLGRLGDRIGSDRVMVYAMIAAALFFIPHAFVTNVWQLLVLRFLLGLCMGGLLPSLHALVRHHAPAGKESTVYGYNSSAIFLGNMMGPIVGGFLTVWIDIRGLFLVTAGLLLLGAWWIKTGLNRPTTPKREQTVPQKRVSSAH, from the coding sequence ATGGAACTGTGGCGTCGGAACCTGTACATTTTGATGGGATCCCAATTCCTCGTCATGGGCGCCATGACGATGATCATCCCTTTTTTGCCGCTTTACTTGCAGGAGATGGGCGTCACCGACCCGGAAAAGAACCAGATGTGGGCGGGGGTGATTTTTGGTATCAATTTCCTGTCCGCCTTTGTGATGGCGCCCGTATGGGGCAGCTTGGCGGATAAAAAGGGAAGAAAAATCATGGTGTTGCGCTCCGGCTTCGGCATGTCCGTGGTGATGATCTTGACCGGATTGGCCACATCCCCGCTGCAGCTCATGCTTTTGCGCCTGCTCAACGGAACCATTTCCGGTTTTGTTCCGGCATCCATTTCCCTGGTGGCCACCAACACTCCGCGGGAGCGCGTCGGCTACGCCCTGGGAATGCTCCAGTCGGGAGGCGTCGCCGGGTCGATCATGGGCCCCTTTATCGGAGGGGCCCTCGCCGAATTGATCGGTTTTCGCATGATTTTTTACCTGACGGGGGCGTTGCTGGGCATCGCATCCCTGGTGGTGCTGTTTTTCGTCAAAGAGGAGAAATTGCCGGAGGAAGAAAAGAGCCAATCCGCCGGCTTTTTCGCCGACGGCTCCTTTATTTTGCATCAGCGCACCCTGCTCATCCTGTTTGCCGCAGGTTTTCTGCTTCAGTTCGCCATGCTGGGGCCGCAGCCCCAGATGCCCCTTTATGTTGAGCGGTTGGGGGCGCCGGGGGGATATATCGCCTTTTTCGCCGGATTGGTGACGGCGGTGACCGGCATGGCCAACATGATGGCTTCTCCCTTCCTGGGACGGCTGGGGGACCGGATCGGGTCGGATCGGGTCATGGTTTACGCGATGATCGCCGCGGCCCTCTTCTTTATCCCCCACGCCTTCGTCACGAACGTCTGGCAACTCTTGGTCCTTCGCTTCCTCCTGGGGTTGTGCATGGGAGGCCTTTTGCCGTCCCTCCATGCGCTGGTCAGGCATCATGCCCCGGCGGGGAAAGAAAGCACCGTCTACGGTTACAATTCCAGCGCCATATTTCTGGGCAACATGATGGGGCCGATCGTGGGCGGCTTTTTGACGGTGTGGATCGATATCCGGGGGCTCTTCCTGGTGACTGCGGGCCTCCTCTTGTTGGGGGCCTGGTGGATCAAGACGGGCCTGAACCGGCCGACCACCCCCAAGCGGGAGCAAACGGTCCCTCAGAAAAGGGTCAGCTCGGCCCATTAA
- a CDS encoding cell division topological specificity factor MinE — protein MINLFGRDRDRPTADTADDRLSLVLSYQRTEIDERKLKQFRARLIELCDEFGYDVVGQVEIRPQTGRDRTTVICASIPVRRRDTVRESL, from the coding sequence ATGATCAATCTGTTCGGCAGGGACAGGGATCGCCCCACGGCGGATACCGCCGACGACCGGCTGTCTTTGGTTCTCAGCTACCAACGCACGGAAATCGACGAGAGGAAGTTGAAACAGTTTCGGGCTCGCCTGATTGAGCTGTGCGATGAGTTCGGTTACGATGTCGTCGGACAGGTGGAGATCCGTCCGCAGACCGGCCGGGACCGGACGACGGTGATCTGTGCCAGCATACCCGTCCGGCGTCGGGATACCGTTCGGGAATCCCTCTGA
- a CDS encoding phosphoenolpyruvate synthase: MKDVLPFEEIDRQSLPLVGGKGANLGEMYRAGLPVPPGFCVTTAAYRRITDELQEMEGWLDELNRLKPDQLDEIRALAQKIRGGILSAALPAPIREAILKAWTRLGADHSFAVRSSATAEDLPAASFAGQQETYLNVQGEEQLLEAVKKCWASLFTDRAVTYRIKNGFDHRAASMAVVVQRMVFPDVSGILFTADPVTGHRRTVSIEAGFGLGEGMVSGRVTADLYKVRDDEIVLKQIAKKEKGIFPAAGGGTEVRDLPSELRQKQALPDPKIYELAALGRRIEKHYGSEQDVEWCLEGNAFYILQSRPVTSLYPVPSGKKGEYRVYLSVGHSQMMTDYMKPLGISVFRSLAPEDITMFRLTEAGGRPFWDCSSLLFLKPVQRRILKSTIADDNLLALKKVVQSEDFRRLAPKRGVWREALATLKDILSIYRKAILRLIRVWYWEEPERAAKRALTAFEQELDRVQKELLARCGAERIRLIRRHNIFDAMIDPIALTYAGFIARWIIKRKMKKWLGEEWDPSLDKSPPGNITGEMGLVIGDLADAARPYPEVVRYLERAEDRTFYEGLGEVEGGGAFREKLDAFMEKFGMRAPGEIDVTRVRYREAPTMLVPSILSHLKSNAPGEHREKFKRGEKQAQEAIRSLLQRVKATRGGTRKAKQLARLIALYRNTVGIRELPKYIIIRYLGLYRETLLQEAKALVVKGVLNQTEDVYYLTLEELISLLENRLDREEVQGRIRSRRAEEAVYRKLEPPLVITSEGETFSADIGGDQAPPGALTGIPASPGVAEGYVKVVRRLEEGRLNKGEILVAPYTDPGWTPLFHSAKALVTEVGGMMTHGSVVAREYGIPAVVSVRDATRKLRDGQYVRVDGTGGYVEILEDEKK; the protein is encoded by the coding sequence ATGAAGGATGTTCTGCCATTTGAGGAAATCGACCGCCAAAGCCTGCCGCTTGTCGGAGGGAAGGGTGCCAATTTGGGAGAAATGTACAGGGCGGGTCTGCCGGTGCCTCCCGGTTTTTGCGTCACGACAGCGGCTTACCGCCGCATAACGGACGAATTGCAGGAAATGGAAGGATGGCTGGACGAGCTGAACCGGTTGAAGCCGGATCAGCTGGATGAGATTCGCGCTTTGGCGCAAAAGATCCGTGGAGGCATTCTGTCCGCCGCGCTTCCGGCCCCGATTCGGGAGGCGATCCTTAAGGCCTGGACCCGGTTGGGCGCGGATCATTCCTTCGCGGTCCGTTCCAGCGCCACCGCCGAAGATTTGCCGGCCGCTTCCTTCGCGGGTCAACAGGAAACCTATCTGAACGTCCAGGGGGAAGAGCAGCTCCTGGAAGCGGTCAAAAAATGCTGGGCCTCCCTGTTTACGGATCGGGCCGTCACGTACCGCATCAAGAACGGGTTCGATCACAGGGCTGCATCGATGGCCGTCGTGGTGCAGCGGATGGTTTTTCCCGATGTGTCCGGCATTCTGTTTACGGCGGATCCCGTCACGGGACATCGGCGCACCGTTTCCATCGAAGCCGGGTTCGGACTGGGGGAAGGGATGGTTTCGGGCAGGGTGACCGCCGATCTTTACAAGGTGCGGGACGATGAAATCGTCCTGAAGCAAATTGCGAAAAAGGAGAAGGGGATATTCCCCGCTGCGGGTGGAGGCACGGAAGTCCGGGACCTGCCCTCCGAACTTCGGCAAAAACAGGCGCTTCCGGACCCGAAGATTTATGAGCTGGCGGCCTTGGGACGACGGATCGAAAAGCATTACGGTTCCGAACAGGATGTGGAATGGTGTTTGGAAGGGAATGCCTTCTACATCCTCCAAAGCCGGCCCGTCACGTCCCTCTATCCCGTCCCTTCCGGCAAGAAGGGCGAATACCGGGTCTATCTTTCGGTCGGTCACTCCCAAATGATGACCGATTATATGAAGCCCCTCGGAATCTCCGTTTTTCGGTCGCTCGCCCCCGAAGACATTACCATGTTCCGGTTGACGGAGGCGGGGGGAAGGCCTTTTTGGGATTGTTCCAGCCTTCTGTTCCTGAAACCCGTCCAGCGCAGGATTCTCAAAAGCACGATAGCGGACGACAATCTGCTGGCGCTGAAAAAAGTGGTGCAAAGCGAAGATTTCAGGCGGCTCGCGCCGAAGCGGGGCGTGTGGCGGGAAGCGCTTGCCACCTTGAAAGACATTTTGTCCATCTACCGAAAAGCGATCCTGCGGCTGATCCGAGTCTGGTACTGGGAAGAGCCGGAACGTGCCGCAAAGAGAGCCTTGACCGCCTTTGAGCAGGAATTGGACCGGGTTCAAAAGGAGCTGCTTGCGCGTTGCGGCGCGGAACGGATTCGGTTGATCCGGCGTCACAACATTTTTGATGCGATGATCGATCCGATCGCCTTAACCTATGCCGGATTCATCGCCAGGTGGATCATCAAAAGGAAAATGAAAAAATGGCTGGGAGAAGAATGGGACCCCTCCTTGGATAAATCCCCTCCCGGCAACATCACCGGCGAGATGGGGCTTGTGATCGGGGATTTGGCCGACGCGGCCAGACCTTATCCCGAAGTGGTCCGCTATCTGGAGCGGGCGGAGGACCGCACCTTTTACGAGGGATTGGGCGAAGTGGAGGGCGGCGGCGCGTTTCGGGAAAAATTGGACGCCTTCATGGAGAAATTCGGGATGCGGGCGCCGGGAGAGATTGATGTCACCCGGGTCCGCTACAGGGAAGCGCCCACCATGCTCGTCCCTTCCATTTTGAGCCACCTGAAAAGCAATGCCCCCGGGGAGCACCGGGAGAAATTCAAACGTGGAGAGAAGCAGGCCCAGGAGGCGATCCGGTCCCTGCTTCAGCGGGTGAAGGCGACGCGGGGCGGAACCCGGAAAGCCAAGCAGTTGGCCCGGCTCATCGCCCTGTACCGAAACACCGTGGGCATCCGGGAACTGCCCAAATACATCATCATCCGATACTTGGGGCTTTACAGGGAAACCCTTCTGCAGGAAGCTAAAGCCCTTGTTGTAAAAGGAGTTCTCAATCAGACGGAGGATGTCTATTATTTGACGCTGGAGGAGTTGATTTCCCTTCTGGAAAACCGCCTGGACAGGGAGGAAGTCCAAGGGCGCATCCGCTCCCGCAGGGCTGAGGAGGCGGTTTACCGGAAGCTGGAGCCTCCTCTGGTCATCACCAGCGAGGGGGAAACCTTTTCGGCGGATATCGGCGGCGATCAGGCGCCTCCCGGCGCTCTGACCGGCATTCCCGCCTCTCCGGGGGTCGCGGAGGGTTACGTCAAAGTCGTTCGCCGGTTGGAGGAGGGAAGGCTGAACAAAGGGGAGATTCTGGTTGCTCCCTACACGGATCCCGGGTGGACGCCCCTGTTTCATTCGGCCAAAGCCCTCGTGACGGAAGTTGGGGGGATGATGACCCATGGTTCCGTCGTCGCCCGTGAATACGGCATCCCTGCCGTGGTCAGCGTGAGGGATGCGACCCGTAAGCTGAGAGACGGCCAATACGTCCGCGTCGACGGGACCGGCGGATACGTGGAAATTTTGGAGGACGAGAAAAAATAG